A region of Veillonellaceae bacterium DNA encodes the following proteins:
- a CDS encoding glycosyltransferase — protein sequence METDLVSIIVPVYDAEQFLDRCIESALHQTYQNLEIVLVDDGSPDRCGDICDRHAKEDNRIVVIHQENAGPSAARNTGLDAAKGDFIYFLDSDDYIDLNTISVLVDTAKNEDADIVISGHYRVESSGEIRDDAAVWPEIHSTEEARLAVLRNKIPNFVCSKLFRSWIWNDLRFPVGVVMEDMYVIGKAMYIANKVVVRKNPLYYYSHENAGSITSISGTGYLKIRYGKYLAWREHEKLALLYAPKYAEECAAKALHAAIRSYYLNERFPILTEVQIQDIHDYVIGHKDIPMSFIMNLMKNMILNNSAFITIFGGIQGKLVEWQCRRREARIRSHPKVVK from the coding sequence ATGGAAACGGATTTGGTGTCAATCATTGTTCCTGTCTATGATGCAGAACAGTTTCTTGACCGCTGTATAGAAAGCGCGCTCCACCAGACATATCAAAATCTTGAAATCGTCTTGGTGGATGATGGTTCACCGGATCGTTGCGGGGATATATGTGATCGACATGCCAAGGAAGACAATAGGATTGTTGTCATTCATCAGGAAAATGCAGGGCCGTCGGCTGCAAGAAATACTGGTCTGGATGCTGCAAAGGGTGACTTTATTTATTTTCTCGATTCAGATGACTATATAGATCTAAATACGATTTCTGTTTTGGTCGACACTGCCAAGAATGAAGATGCCGATATTGTTATTTCCGGCCATTATCGGGTGGAATCTAGTGGGGAAATTCGTGATGACGCTGCGGTCTGGCCAGAGATTCATTCAACTGAAGAAGCGAGACTGGCTGTGCTTAGAAATAAAATTCCCAATTTTGTCTGCAGCAAGCTCTTCCGTAGCTGGATTTGGAATGATTTACGATTTCCTGTTGGTGTTGTTATGGAGGACATGTATGTCATAGGTAAGGCAATGTATATTGCCAATAAGGTTGTTGTCAGAAAGAATCCGCTCTATTACTACAGTCATGAAAATGCGGGGAGTATTACTAGTATTTCGGGTACTGGATATCTGAAAATACGTTATGGTAAGTACTTAGCCTGGAGAGAACATGAAAAACTCGCACTCCTTTATGCCCCGAAATATGCTGAAGAGTGTGCAGCTAAGGCTTTGCATGCAGCGATTCGTTCCTATTATTTGAATGAAAGATTTCCTATTCTAACAGAGGTTCAAATTCAGGATATTCATGACTATGTGATCGGTCATAAAGATATACCTATGAGTTTTATTATGAATTTGATGAAAAATATGATCCTGAATAACAGTGCATTTATAACTATTTTCGGCGGAATTCAGGGGAAACTCGTTGAGTGGCAGTGCAGACGACGCGAGGCAAGAATCAGGAGTCATCCCAAAGTGGTAAAATAA
- a CDS encoding O-antigen ligase family protein — MNDVSMDKQRYLIKASGVAAALFAGIAENGFSASYFSYALAAFLLFLFYDLYMSRPIDRSFLPDVRSAKWLFTGIVIFYGVLLISAFLHGTKGSVNTVLWQFNLTIPFFLMLFWRARYDIDKGFLCGMAAGALVNCIWAFVQFHADPNVPAMAGYAQQNHLGTGINLMWPFVLYMMYRTQDTKKKVMWAVLLVLMAGALYTSKSRGAVLALSGGLILTGITLIAALRGKFNLGLIFKGLAVIALVTAVCAGGFLYLSHDKKTGLDPERVGGERLMMLEASWEMWNDHKLTGVGPGKWGEYYYSPKYHPKDGHEKGHTMPHDMPMLFLTEDGIFGVAAYFAFLLLTYGYLYRAIRTSQNKALASAMMLSFLIFTLHGLVDTTIINKIPGRMYYMILGWYAGYIAYESYRQRRLI; from the coding sequence ATGAATGATGTCAGCATGGATAAACAGAGGTATTTAATTAAAGCATCAGGAGTTGCTGCGGCACTTTTTGCGGGAATCGCTGAGAATGGTTTTAGTGCCTCTTATTTCTCATATGCTTTGGCTGCTTTTCTTCTTTTCCTCTTTTATGATTTATATATGTCAAGACCCATTGACCGCAGCTTCCTTCCAGATGTTCGTTCAGCTAAATGGCTGTTTACTGGTATCGTTATTTTTTATGGAGTTCTTCTGATTTCTGCTTTTCTCCATGGTACCAAAGGAAGCGTTAATACGGTTCTATGGCAGTTTAATCTGACGATACCGTTTTTTCTGATGCTTTTCTGGCGTGCTCGTTATGATATTGATAAGGGATTTTTATGTGGTATGGCCGCAGGGGCTCTTGTCAACTGCATCTGGGCCTTTGTTCAGTTTCACGCTGACCCCAATGTACCAGCCATGGCCGGTTATGCACAGCAAAATCATTTAGGCACAGGTATTAATCTCATGTGGCCTTTCGTACTGTACATGATGTATAGGACGCAGGATACAAAGAAAAAAGTCATGTGGGCTGTTTTGCTTGTGTTGATGGCGGGAGCTCTTTACACTTCTAAATCAAGAGGTGCGGTGTTAGCTCTTTCGGGTGGCTTGATATTGACCGGCATCACTCTCATAGCAGCTTTGCGCGGAAAATTTAATTTAGGCCTGATTTTTAAAGGGCTTGCTGTTATTGCACTTGTTACTGCTGTATGTGCCGGCGGATTTTTGTATTTATCACATGATAAGAAAACAGGCCTTGATCCAGAGAGGGTCGGCGGAGAACGCCTTATGATGCTGGAAGCCAGCTGGGAGATGTGGAATGATCATAAGCTGACTGGTGTAGGTCCTGGCAAGTGGGGAGAGTATTATTACAGTCCCAAGTATCATCCGAAAGACGGGCATGAAAAAGGACATACCATGCCGCATGATATGCCTATGCTTTTCCTGACGGAAGATGGCATATTTGGCGTGGCAGCATACTTTGCATTTCTGCTTTTGACATATGGATACTTGTATAGAGCTATTCGTACCTCTCAGAATAAGGCCCTTGCATCCGCAATGATGCTTTCTTTTTTGATATTTACACTGCATGGTCTGGTGGATACGACAATTATTAATAAAATACCGGGCCGTATGTACTATATGATTCTCGGATGGTATGCAGGATATATTGCTTATGAGAGTTACCGCCAAAGGAGATTGATCTGA
- a CDS encoding glycosyltransferase, with protein MESNGNTKISLIVPVYQAEEYLARCFDSILNQTYKDFEVIVIDDGSEDRSPEICDAYARRDSRFHVFHQKNGGVSVARKAGFEKSSGDILYWIDADDYISPDLLEKTYFLFEEENADIVVYDIADDNNGKIRKVHFTESDLRGWQRRAVQADCSVLWMFASRRSLWKGLKIPVELTHSGEDGYLSLHLFYRARNIVHGCGGMYYQDVANEASSTHRVTSRKFWGSFWMWKERAMIAKCRFPEIFSYCCLNASKAAIKSYCISVVLRDLEDKRKQGLFRWLSHMENHPASISPRDKILRYAIVHRKEWICRLYARHKLK; from the coding sequence ATGGAGAGCAACGGAAATACGAAAATTTCGCTTATCGTACCAGTCTATCAGGCAGAGGAGTACTTGGCACGCTGTTTTGACAGTATTTTGAATCAGACATATAAAGATTTTGAGGTTATTGTCATTGATGACGGGTCAGAAGACAGGTCTCCTGAAATTTGTGATGCATATGCGAGAAGAGATTCCCGATTTCATGTATTCCATCAGAAAAACGGCGGTGTAAGTGTTGCAAGAAAAGCTGGCTTTGAAAAATCTTCCGGAGATATTCTTTATTGGATTGATGCGGATGATTATATTAGTCCAGATCTACTAGAAAAAACGTATTTTCTTTTTGAAGAAGAAAATGCAGATATAGTTGTATATGATATTGCAGATGATAATAATGGCAAAATCAGGAAGGTTCACTTTACTGAATCAGATTTAAGGGGATGGCAGCGCCGGGCTGTTCAGGCAGATTGCTCTGTCCTTTGGATGTTTGCATCTAGAAGGAGTCTGTGGAAAGGTCTAAAAATTCCTGTTGAATTAACACATTCCGGAGAAGACGGATACTTATCACTGCATCTCTTTTACAGGGCCAGAAATATTGTACATGGCTGTGGAGGAATGTATTATCAGGATGTAGCAAATGAAGCATCTTCAACGCATCGTGTTACGTCGCGTAAGTTTTGGGGAAGTTTCTGGATGTGGAAGGAAAGAGCCATGATTGCCAAATGCCGCTTCCCGGAAATATTTTCCTATTGTTGCTTAAATGCGTCTAAAGCAGCAATTAAAAGTTATTGTATCTCTGTCGTTCTGCGTGATCTTGAGGATAAGAGAAAACAAGGACTTTTCCGCTGGCTTTCCCATATGGAGAATCATCCTGCGAGCATCAGCCCAAGAGACAAAATTCTGCGTTATGCAATCGTTCATCGCAAGGAATGGATTTGCCGCTTGTATGCGCGCCATAAGTTGAAATAA
- a CDS encoding glycosyltransferase → MKIVLGRVHQMRGLNGGMENVCARMANEMIKRGHDVTVISDDPDGGMMYFQYDESTHFVNLADYGEEKAPVRQALFKVMRELARPVSKGAAMSWKNRGRALRMRGSIQRALEEANPDVIVSFEASSSALFLDAMGKNHLPLVTMFHFPTAMAVNWDDPQERQALLDSDVVQVLMNADIDSLKKRLPKARAFRIPNAVPQYSKEADPGKERTRHTIIDVARLTREQKQPHVLITAFSLLAKEFPDWDLEFWGVDPGDGSYQKYLSDLVGKLGLNDRVFFRGVTTDVLSVYLNSDIFAIPSSFEGFGLAMTEAMSAGLPAVGFKSCDAVNEIIRDEVSGFLTDDGPEAYAEALRKLMADPMLRKKMGHAAKLEMEEFSPERVWDEWEKLLSKLVQNKKQ, encoded by the coding sequence ATGAAAATTGTGCTGGGACGTGTTCATCAGATGCGTGGCTTGAACGGCGGCATGGAAAATGTCTGTGCCAGAATGGCTAATGAAATGATTAAACGCGGCCATGATGTTACGGTTATCTCTGATGATCCCGATGGCGGAATGATGTATTTCCAATATGATGAAAGTACTCATTTTGTGAATTTAGCGGATTATGGAGAAGAAAAGGCGCCTGTCAGGCAGGCCCTTTTTAAAGTGATGCGTGAACTTGCCAGGCCGGTAAGCAAGGGAGCTGCTATGAGCTGGAAGAACCGTGGGCGTGCACTTCGCATGAGAGGGTCCATCCAACGCGCACTGGAAGAAGCAAATCCTGATGTTATCGTTTCTTTTGAGGCCTCTTCCAGTGCACTTTTCCTGGATGCTATGGGAAAGAATCATCTCCCTCTTGTGACTATGTTCCATTTCCCGACCGCTATGGCGGTGAATTGGGATGATCCGCAGGAAAGACAGGCTCTCTTAGACAGTGATGTAGTTCAGGTCTTGATGAATGCAGATATCGATAGTTTAAAGAAAAGGCTGCCGAAGGCTCGGGCTTTTCGTATTCCCAATGCTGTTCCGCAATATAGCAAGGAAGCAGACCCCGGGAAAGAAAGAACGCGACACACGATTATTGATGTTGCCCGTTTAACCAGGGAGCAGAAACAGCCTCATGTTTTAATTACAGCATTCAGCCTGCTTGCAAAAGAATTTCCTGATTGGGACTTGGAATTCTGGGGAGTTGATCCCGGTGATGGATCTTATCAAAAGTATCTTAGTGATCTCGTAGGGAAATTAGGATTAAACGATCGGGTTTTCTTCCGTGGTGTAACGACGGATGTTCTTTCTGTTTATCTGAATTCAGATATTTTTGCTATTCCCAGTTCATTTGAAGGATTTGGCCTTGCCATGACAGAAGCAATGAGTGCAGGCCTCCCGGCAGTTGGTTTTAAAAGCTGTGATGCAGTGAATGAAATCATTCGGGATGAAGTATCAGGATTTTTGACAGATGATGGGCCGGAGGCCTATGCGGAAGCCCTTAGAAAACTGATGGCAGACCCGATGCTTAGGAAGAAAATGGGTCATGCGGCAAAATTGGAAATGGAAGAATTTTCTCCTGAAAGAGTATGGGATGAGTGGGAGAAACTTCTTTCCAAGCTGGTTCAAAATAAAAAACAATAA
- a CDS encoding type II secretion system GspH family protein, which translates to MMEGTMEDYKGSGLGRKRKGFMLLELIIVVAIVGILSAVAMPDILGMTNDAKAARIQADLSAIGTASEMYYVKNGEYPTALSQLVDTTGANGYLKKMPEPPDKSVTYTMGSKGEVTAVFNSVTYSSFGTTSTSTQQS; encoded by the coding sequence ATGATGGAAGGTACAATGGAAGATTACAAGGGCAGTGGATTAGGAAGGAAAAGGAAAGGTTTCATGCTCCTGGAGCTCATCATCGTCGTGGCGATCGTGGGGATTTTGTCGGCGGTGGCTATGCCGGATATCCTTGGCATGACGAATGATGCGAAGGCGGCTCGTATTCAGGCGGATTTGTCGGCGATCGGAACGGCGTCAGAGATGTATTACGTGAAGAATGGCGAGTACCCGACGGCGCTTTCGCAGCTGGTGGATACAACGGGAGCGAATGGGTATCTGAAGAAAATGCCGGAGCCGCCGGATAAGAGTGTGACATACACGATGGGCTCGAAAGGTGAAGTGACGGCTGTTTTCAATTCTGTGACGTACTCGTCTTTCGGAACGACGAGCACAAGTACACAGCAGTCGTAA
- a CDS encoding A24 family peptidase: protein MRSGGEDRLLWEDVWQGGRGFLLLVISCALYAGLLFMTEGKARFLLPFLLFFPALEDRRTGYISDGWSALLLLCGLLTSYEAGMIYFAILSAALAGGVFFVLRLASGGGAGEGDIFLAAAIASWLSPVGTLGFLWAASASCALFSLPLLISGRRSLDDGIRFAPFLAAGGIAAFFFEETGLTLLAASWLCSR, encoded by the coding sequence ATGAGAAGCGGAGGGGAAGACCGGTTATTGTGGGAGGATGTCTGGCAGGGCGGGAGAGGATTCCTTCTGCTCGTGATTTCGTGCGCCCTGTATGCGGGTCTTCTTTTCATGACGGAGGGGAAGGCCCGTTTTCTGCTGCCATTTTTGCTCTTCTTCCCTGCACTGGAGGACAGGCGGACGGGGTATATTTCGGACGGCTGGAGTGCGCTTCTTCTTCTCTGCGGCCTCCTGACTTCGTATGAGGCGGGGATGATTTACTTTGCTATCCTTTCAGCGGCGCTTGCGGGCGGCGTTTTCTTTGTGCTTCGCCTGGCGTCCGGCGGAGGCGCGGGGGAGGGAGATATATTTCTGGCCGCTGCGATTGCATCCTGGCTTTCTCCGGTGGGAACGCTCGGTTTCCTCTGGGCGGCGTCGGCTTCGTGCGCGCTCTTTTCCCTGCCTCTTTTGATTTCGGGAAGGAGGTCGCTTGATGACGGGATCCGTTTCGCGCCGTTCCTTGCTGCCGGAGGGATCGCGGCTTTCTTCTTCGAGGAAACGGGGCTTACGCTTCTGGCGGCATCGTGGCTTTGTTCTCGCTGA
- a CDS encoding shikimate kinase, producing MKKRNIVLIGPMGTGKSRAARILADGLDWQLADTDRMMEKDTGMRIAEYYQSAGPDAFTAKEKEIINRVRFYHEAVIAMGGNYPMTEEKFHLLSEHGVVILLYAKPFRLAERVRRRIGKRPTMDYSDVDGYVRQMLRKWTKWRDRVDLVINTTNCHPEQTALMIARYIDKHNIGFAARRGPGYPGREEHTEKRARNGRPSSHGRRSQ from the coding sequence ATGAAAAAGAGAAATATAGTTCTGATCGGTCCCATGGGGACAGGAAAGAGCCGCGCGGCGAGGATTCTCGCTGACGGCCTGGACTGGCAGCTGGCCGATACGGACCGCATGATGGAAAAGGACACGGGGATGCGCATCGCCGAGTACTACCAGAGTGCGGGGCCGGATGCGTTCACTGCCAAGGAAAAGGAAATCATCAACAGAGTGCGCTTCTACCATGAAGCGGTGATTGCGATGGGCGGAAATTATCCCATGACGGAGGAGAAGTTTCATCTCCTCTCCGAGCATGGCGTCGTCATCCTGCTCTATGCGAAACCATTCCGCCTGGCCGAGCGCGTGAGGCGCCGCATCGGAAAACGCCCGACGATGGACTACTCCGATGTGGACGGATACGTCCGTCAGATGCTGAGGAAATGGACAAAATGGAGAGACAGGGTCGATCTTGTCATCAATACGACGAACTGCCATCCGGAACAGACAGCGCTCATGATTGCGCGCTACATTGACAAGCACAATATAGGATTTGCAGCACGGCGGGGACCGGGGTATCCCGGCCGTGAGGAACACACCGAGAAGAGAGCGCGGAACGGCCGGCCCTCTTCCCATGGGAGAAGATCCCAGTAG
- a CDS encoding 6-phosphofructokinase produces the protein MKRLAVLTSGGDAPGMNAAVRAVVRTALALGCQIYGIYRGYAGLLDDDFVRMESSSVSGVVLHGGTMLKTARCKEFLEEENQIKAAETLKRRGIDGLVVVGGDGSIKGAEVLSKLGISTVTIPGTIDNDMHGTDETIGHDTAVNAVVSAVSRIRDTASAHNRAAIVEVMGRFAGNIALDSGLACGAEYILVPEVPFSREKLARSLKRQMEEGRTNSIIICAEGADDGRALGEWLKERTDIDICTTILGFIQRGGQPSAKDAILGSTLGAAAVKALLDGETAALVSMWEGKVTKVSYEDAKHIKKPFNQKLYDLAEMLGAAQVEGNIRESGL, from the coding sequence ATGAAAAGACTAGCTGTACTCACAAGCGGCGGAGATGCGCCGGGCATGAATGCGGCCGTACGGGCGGTCGTAAGGACAGCCCTGGCGCTTGGATGCCAGATTTATGGAATATACAGAGGCTATGCAGGACTTCTGGACGATGATTTCGTCCGCATGGAATCCTCCTCCGTGAGCGGCGTCGTCCTCCATGGCGGCACCATGCTGAAAACGGCCAGATGCAAGGAATTTCTGGAAGAAGAAAACCAGATCAAAGCGGCAGAAACGCTGAAGCGCAGAGGCATCGACGGCCTCGTCGTCGTAGGCGGAGACGGCTCCATCAAAGGCGCCGAAGTCCTTTCGAAACTGGGCATTTCGACTGTCACCATTCCGGGCACCATCGACAACGACATGCACGGCACCGATGAAACTATCGGCCACGATACCGCGGTGAATGCTGTCGTATCCGCTGTCAGCCGCATCCGCGACACCGCCAGCGCCCACAACCGCGCTGCCATCGTCGAAGTCATGGGACGCTTTGCAGGAAACATTGCCTTAGACTCCGGTCTTGCCTGCGGCGCCGAATACATCCTCGTCCCCGAAGTTCCCTTCAGCCGCGAGAAACTCGCCAGAAGCCTCAAACGCCAGATGGAAGAGGGCAGGACGAACAGCATCATCATCTGCGCAGAAGGCGCCGACGACGGAAGAGCCCTCGGCGAATGGCTCAAAGAAAGAACCGATATCGACATCTGCACCACCATCCTTGGCTTCATCCAGCGAGGCGGCCAGCCAAGCGCCAAAGACGCCATCCTGGGATCCACCCTGGGAGCCGCAGCCGTCAAAGCACTCCTTGATGGAGAAACCGCCGCCCTTGTCAGCATGTGGGAGGGCAAAGTCACAAAAGTATCCTATGAAGATGCGAAACATATAAAGAAACCCTTCAACCAGAAACTCTACGATCTCGCAGAAATGCTTGGCGCAGCCCAGGTAGAAGGAAACATAAGAGAATCAGGACTGTAA
- a CDS encoding helix-turn-helix domain-containing protein, with the protein MLDQIASYLYQGVTITQAAENLHMSRITFRKWVLRYKEEGFKGLRPRQHLSYYSNQMKIQAVKEYLKGGVSMLSVCAKYRISGTLSLKTWIEAYNEHKLTDLVSEGGDLMGKRQQSVKEERVRIVQECIASGCDYNKIAKKYNMSYQTLYTWVKKFKEMGEVGLEDYRGKPIRLQTPRTEEEQLRQENARLLEEQKDLIAEIALLKKKMEIEERLRSSKDSALLTFSEILKP; encoded by the coding sequence ATGTTAGACCAGATTGCTTCATATCTCTATCAGGGTGTTACGATTACCCAGGCAGCTGAAAATCTTCATATGAGCCGCATAACATTCAGGAAATGGGTCCTCCGGTATAAAGAGGAGGGCTTTAAGGGATTGCGGCCCAGGCAGCATTTGTCTTACTACTCCAATCAGATGAAGATCCAGGCCGTAAAGGAATATCTTAAAGGCGGTGTTTCCATGCTTTCCGTCTGTGCCAAATACAGAATTTCCGGCACACTCTCCCTTAAAACATGGATTGAGGCGTATAATGAGCATAAGTTGACAGACCTCGTTTCTGAAGGAGGAGATCTTATGGGCAAACGCCAGCAATCGGTCAAGGAAGAGCGAGTCAGAATCGTTCAGGAGTGCATCGCCAGTGGATGCGATTATAACAAGATAGCCAAGAAGTACAACATGTCCTACCAAACGCTCTACACATGGGTAAAAAAGTTCAAGGAAATGGGCGAAGTTGGTCTTGAGGATTACAGAGGAAAGCCGATCAGGCTCCAAACGCCCCGGACCGAAGAAGAACAGCTGCGTCAGGAGAATGCCAGACTTCTTGAAGAACAGAAGGATCTTATAGCAGAGATTGCCCTGCTAAAAAAAAAGATGGAGATAGAGGAAAGGTTGCGTTCCTCGAAGGATTCAGCCTTACTCACCTTCTCAGAGATTTTAAAGCCATAA
- a CDS encoding IS3 family transposase, translating to MESLCRLSKVSRAAYYGWLNHIKSGRELLREKVAQEVMKTHQEYPDMGYRRINDWIKKDDNININVSDSLVLRIMRILNIKSVIKYKTDGCTRNAKDPKYIFENLLNRDFDAGVSNARWMTDVTEFKYTTADGVLHKLYLSAIIDGHDRRIVSYVIGDRNNTALAFETMEKALKENPGEHPMIHTDRGFQYTSNGFHKIVEKAGLVHSMSRVGCCADNGLMEGFWGMLKRERYYTRKFTSRKAVVSMINGYIYFYNNKRIQRKLHLLAPMEVFNAAPMAA from the coding sequence ATAGAAAGTCTCTGCCGACTCTCAAAGGTCTCCCGGGCAGCTTATTACGGATGGCTGAATCATATTAAGAGCGGCCGTGAACTGCTGAGAGAAAAGGTCGCACAGGAGGTCATGAAAACCCATCAGGAATATCCGGATATGGGATACCGCCGGATTAACGATTGGATCAAGAAGGATGACAACATCAATATAAATGTAAGCGACAGTCTGGTTCTTCGTATCATGCGGATACTTAATATTAAGTCCGTGATCAAGTACAAGACCGATGGTTGCACTCGTAACGCAAAGGATCCAAAGTACATTTTTGAAAACCTGCTGAACCGTGACTTTGATGCCGGCGTGTCCAATGCAAGATGGATGACGGATGTCACTGAATTCAAGTACACAACTGCTGATGGAGTTTTGCACAAGTTATATTTAAGCGCGATTATTGACGGCCATGATCGCCGGATTGTCTCTTATGTCATCGGCGACAGGAACAATACTGCACTGGCTTTTGAGACAATGGAAAAGGCACTTAAAGAGAATCCTGGAGAACATCCAATGATTCATACCGACCGCGGATTCCAGTATACAAGCAACGGATTCCATAAGATTGTTGAAAAAGCAGGACTGGTTCACAGCATGTCCCGTGTAGGCTGCTGTGCAGACAACGGTCTGATGGAAGGGTTCTGGGGAATGCTGAAGCGCGAACGTTACTACACACGTAAATTCACCAGCCGTAAAGCAGTGGTAAGCATGATCAACGGCTACATCTACTTCTACAACAACAAACGCATTCAGCGCAAATTACATCTTTTAGCTCCAATGGAAGTATTCAACGCAGCTCCAATGGCTGCATGA
- a CDS encoding LysR family transcriptional regulator has product MNLEFYKNFIAIVEAGGLNKASRQIHVAQPALTRQLQLMEKEYGAALVDPRRGRHSLKLTEAGWIFYRQAKQIYETDQTTHAEIEALTAGLTGTLRISVFPSYAPFLFQKIIPQFHEKYPDLCFRIRESYHTTLVDDIRTGVSEIGIANAPLPDPSFFKILRKEECQIMIAGPKGSPLLEENETITPDMLAGQPLAVSRSTEEIIKKLFRSHNIVPRILFSVDTRSSAMDAAESKMAFGIVVRDEGDIYPTETLTFRPLAMPDVPIGKTFFCQKGHRLSKAMEEFLAAFPETAEIEE; this is encoded by the coding sequence TTGAATCTGGAATTTTACAAAAATTTCATTGCGATCGTCGAGGCGGGGGGCCTCAATAAGGCATCGCGCCAGATCCATGTCGCACAGCCTGCACTGACCCGTCAGCTCCAGCTGATGGAAAAAGAATACGGGGCTGCGCTCGTCGACCCAAGAAGAGGCCGGCACAGTTTGAAACTCACGGAAGCCGGATGGATCTTCTATCGCCAGGCAAAACAGATTTATGAGACAGACCAGACAACGCACGCGGAAATCGAAGCGCTCACAGCAGGCCTCACAGGAACCCTGCGCATCAGCGTCTTCCCGTCGTACGCGCCTTTCCTGTTCCAGAAAATCATTCCGCAGTTCCATGAGAAATACCCGGACCTCTGCTTCCGCATCCGCGAATCCTATCACACCACGCTCGTCGACGATATCCGCACCGGCGTCTCTGAAATAGGCATCGCCAATGCGCCGCTCCCTGATCCATCCTTCTTCAAGATCCTCAGAAAAGAAGAATGCCAGATCATGATCGCAGGCCCGAAGGGAAGCCCGCTTCTCGAAGAAAACGAGACCATCACGCCCGACATGCTCGCCGGACAGCCGCTCGCCGTCAGCAGAAGCACCGAAGAAATCATCAAGAAACTCTTCCGCTCCCACAACATCGTCCCGAGAATCCTCTTCTCCGTCGACACACGTTCCTCTGCCATGGACGCCGCTGAAAGCAAAATGGCATTCGGCATCGTCGTCAGGGACGAAGGCGACATCTATCCGACAGAAACCCTCACCTTCCGCCCGCTCGCCATGCCAGACGTACCGATCGGAAAGACCTTCTTCTGCCAGAAGGGCCACCGCTTAAGCAAAGCCATGGAAGAATTCCTGGCAGCATTCCCGGAAACCGCTGAAATCGAAGAATAA
- a CDS encoding AEC family transporter, whose translation MDAILQGLSGIFEVAVIAGLGFFLSRMGFFWESAGKDLTKFTMSVALPPLMIYSLYSNFTHDQLIETAPDMLLPFASIFVAYLAGRVLAKVLNITKGRRGVFTCTCCIANAIFIGLPVNMALFGEASVPSCMLYYIANTAMFWFLGAYLIVKDAGGDHKFTVKEMLMKLRTPPLMGFITGVLLILLNIPLPHFLLTACHYVGNIATPMALIVIGIQMAHIPFSAIRLDRDLVGAMFGRFVLSPLCLFILLPFIPVSAMSAKVFLMQAGMPAMTNMTILANSVGADADYSTMINCVSLMLGIFFIPFYMYLLS comes from the coding sequence ATGGATGCGATTCTGCAGGGGTTGTCAGGTATTTTTGAAGTAGCTGTGATTGCGGGTCTGGGGTTCTTTTTGAGCCGGATGGGTTTCTTTTGGGAGTCCGCCGGGAAAGATCTGACGAAATTCACGATGTCAGTGGCACTGCCGCCTCTGATGATTTATTCTTTATACTCGAATTTCACGCATGATCAGCTGATCGAAACAGCGCCGGACATGCTTCTTCCTTTTGCCTCGATTTTCGTGGCGTACCTCGCCGGCCGCGTCCTGGCCAAGGTGCTGAATATCACGAAGGGCCGCCGCGGCGTCTTCACCTGCACCTGCTGCATTGCGAATGCCATCTTCATCGGCCTTCCTGTCAATATGGCGCTCTTCGGCGAAGCGAGCGTGCCTTCCTGCATGCTGTACTATATCGCAAATACCGCGATGTTCTGGTTCCTTGGCGCGTACCTCATCGTCAAGGATGCCGGCGGTGATCATAAGTTCACTGTGAAGGAAATGCTCATGAAGCTGCGTACGCCGCCGCTCATGGGATTCATCACAGGCGTTCTCCTCATTCTCCTCAATATTCCGCTGCCGCATTTCCTTTTGACGGCATGCCATTACGTAGGAAATATCGCAACGCCGATGGCCCTCATCGTCATCGGGATCCAGATGGCGCATATTCCGTTCTCCGCGATCCGTCTCGACCGCGATCTTGTGGGCGCGATGTTTGGACGTTTCGTCCTTTCACCGCTCTGCCTTTTCATCCTGCTGCCGTTCATTCCGGTCAGCGCGATGTCCGCGAAGGTCTTCCTCATGCAGGCAGGCATGCCGGCTATGACGAACATGACGATTCTCGCCAATTCCGTCGGCGCCGATGCCGATTACTCGACGATGATCAACTGCGTCTCCCTGATGCTGGGGATCTTCTTCATTCCTTTTTATATGTACCTCCTCTCCTGA